In Halorientalis sp. LT38, a genomic segment contains:
- a CDS encoding CBS domain-containing protein, with product MLAPVTVRDVMNPTVETIGPDLDAAAVARLLHRRGIGSAVVVEAGEPVGIVTESDVVGIVAEGRDPETLTAADCMAAPVITVDAGDEIEMAVDLFREHRIKKLPVLDAGSLVGILTTTDVSYYLPHFTRRAIVRDRAVDVDRHHRERVDTAYERDDWTFESLGPRDDRIEVGDVVRFTKPLSQADVESFAEVSGDTNRLHLDPAYAEGTRFGRPIAHGSLVTGVISAALARLPGLIIYLSQDTSYLGPVDIGSEVTAECEVVEDLGNDRYRLTTAVSADGEQVIDGEAVVVADPIPDTA from the coding sequence ATGCTCGCGCCCGTCACAGTCCGGGACGTCATGAACCCCACAGTGGAGACGATCGGCCCCGATCTCGACGCCGCCGCGGTGGCTCGACTGCTTCACCGGCGGGGGATCGGCTCGGCCGTCGTCGTCGAGGCTGGTGAGCCGGTCGGCATCGTCACGGAGTCCGACGTGGTGGGTATCGTGGCCGAGGGCCGCGACCCGGAGACCCTCACCGCGGCGGACTGCATGGCCGCGCCGGTGATAACCGTCGACGCCGGCGACGAGATCGAGATGGCCGTCGACCTGTTCCGGGAGCACCGGATCAAGAAACTCCCCGTCCTGGACGCGGGCTCGCTGGTCGGTATCCTCACGACGACGGACGTCTCCTACTACCTCCCCCACTTCACCCGCCGCGCGATCGTCCGGGACCGGGCCGTCGACGTCGACCGCCACCACCGCGAGCGCGTCGACACCGCCTACGAACGCGATGACTGGACGTTCGAGAGCCTCGGGCCCCGCGACGACCGCATCGAGGTCGGCGACGTGGTCCGGTTCACCAAGCCCCTCTCGCAGGCCGACGTCGAGTCCTTCGCGGAGGTTAGCGGCGACACCAACCGCCTTCACCTCGACCCGGCGTACGCCGAGGGGACCCGCTTCGGCCGCCCCATCGCGCACGGGTCGCTCGTCACCGGCGTGATCAGCGCCGCGCTCGCGCGCCTGCCCGGCCTCATCATCTACCTCTCGCAGGACACCAGCTACCTCGGTCCCGTCGACATCGGGAGCGAGGTCACCGCCGAGTGCGAGGTCGTCGAGGACCTGGGCAACGACCGCTACCGGCTCACCACCGCGGTCAGCGCCGACGGCGAGCAGGTAATCGACGGCGAAGCCGTCGTCGTCGCCGATCCGATCCCCGACACCGCCTGA
- a CDS encoding helix-turn-helix domain-containing protein produces MRYLTVLVRPTEGDAFHPLGQRLTADPSIRREAIHHAELRPDGTVLLLAEASGDRERYEEISESSPYVLEEHATGRDRWLAISQFEPNEAIRRILTMQSEAEVVVDTPIRFTDDGTARVTYLGTERALTALFQKTVDAEGFTVEVTETGTYEPTDDAFANVLTDRQQDVLEAAIDVGYYSVPREATHEDVAETVGIAPTTAGDHLRKIESRVLGTRTE; encoded by the coding sequence GGCAGCGGCTCACGGCCGACCCGTCGATCCGTCGGGAAGCGATCCACCACGCCGAACTCCGACCTGATGGCACAGTGTTGCTACTCGCGGAGGCGAGTGGCGACCGGGAGCGGTACGAGGAGATCTCCGAATCGTCACCGTACGTGCTCGAAGAACACGCTACGGGGCGCGACCGGTGGCTGGCGATCAGCCAGTTCGAACCGAACGAGGCCATCAGACGCATACTGACAATGCAGTCCGAAGCCGAGGTCGTCGTGGACACGCCCATTAGGTTCACCGACGACGGGACGGCTCGCGTCACCTACCTCGGGACCGAGCGGGCGCTCACGGCGCTGTTCCAGAAGACGGTCGATGCGGAGGGGTTCACCGTCGAAGTCACCGAAACTGGGACCTACGAACCGACCGACGACGCGTTCGCGAACGTCCTCACAGATCGCCAGCAGGACGTCCTCGAGGCCGCAATCGACGTCGGCTACTACAGCGTCCCGCGTGAAGCGACCCACGAAGACGTGGCCGAGACCGTCGGCATCGCACCGACCACCGCCGGCGATCACCTGCGGAAGATCGAATCGCGGGTACTCGGGACCCGCACCGAGTGA